From Rubrivirga sp. SAORIC476, a single genomic window includes:
- a CDS encoding glycerophosphodiester phosphodiesterase family protein gives MLLALLLAVFAADSVLVIAHRGASGHRPEHTLAAYTLAVEQGADVIEPDLVMTRDGVLVARHENEISGTTDVAMYPEFAERRTTRTIDGEAVTGWFTEDFTLAELKTLRAVERLPELRPQSAAFDGQFEIPTFDEILALADSLSRAHGRRIGLYPETKHPTYFRRIGLSLEVPLVGALHVAGYTSASDPVWIQSFEVGNLELLRGLTRLRLVQLAMPGAGPADRPEMRYDAMMSPDGLATVATYADAVGVAKAMVLDPETLAASPLVADAHAAGLAVHVWTLRPENAFLPVPLRSSDEPAAHGDLAAEVRALAEAGVDGVFADVPDAVIAALGRTP, from the coding sequence ATGCTCCTCGCTCTCCTGCTCGCCGTGTTCGCCGCCGACTCTGTCCTCGTCATCGCCCACCGCGGCGCCAGCGGGCATCGCCCCGAGCACACCCTGGCGGCCTACACGCTGGCCGTCGAGCAAGGCGCCGACGTGATCGAGCCGGACCTCGTCATGACGCGCGACGGCGTCCTCGTCGCCCGTCACGAGAACGAGATCTCCGGGACGACCGATGTGGCCATGTACCCGGAGTTTGCGGAGCGCCGGACGACCCGGACCATCGACGGCGAGGCCGTGACCGGCTGGTTCACGGAGGACTTCACGCTGGCGGAGCTGAAGACGCTCCGCGCCGTTGAGCGGCTGCCCGAGCTGCGCCCGCAGAGCGCGGCGTTCGACGGCCAGTTCGAGATCCCGACGTTCGACGAGATCCTGGCGCTGGCCGACTCGCTGAGCCGGGCCCACGGGCGGCGCATCGGGCTGTACCCGGAGACCAAGCACCCGACCTACTTCCGACGGATCGGCCTGTCGCTGGAGGTCCCACTGGTCGGTGCCCTCCACGTCGCGGGCTACACGTCCGCCTCGGACCCCGTGTGGATCCAGTCGTTCGAGGTCGGCAACCTGGAACTGCTGCGCGGGCTGACACGCCTGCGCCTCGTCCAACTGGCGATGCCTGGCGCGGGGCCCGCCGACCGGCCCGAGATGCGCTACGACGCGATGATGTCGCCCGACGGCCTCGCCACCGTGGCGACCTACGCCGACGCCGTCGGTGTGGCGAAGGCGATGGTGCTGGACCCCGAGACGCTGGCTGCCTCGCCGCTCGTGGCCGACGCCCACGCGGCCGGGCTGGCCGTCCACGTCTGGACGCTGCGCCCCGAGAACGCCTTCCTGCCCGTCCCGCTCCGTTCTTCGGACGAGCCTGCCGCGCACGGCGATCTGGCCGCAGAGGTCCGCGCCCTCGCCGAGGCGGGGGTGGACGGGGTGTTCGCGGACGTGCCGGACGCGGTGATCGCAGCGCTCGGCCGCACGCCGTAG
- a CDS encoding response regulator transcription factor yields the protein MSDSYRVVLADDHPAFRSGIRALLEKSGRLAVVAEASDGVEALSTVRLLKPDVLLLDMDMPKMSGVEVARAIRAETLPVRVLALSAYDDPAYVRQLLDEGAAGYITKEKAPSLVVEAVIAVAEGQGRWFVMPKSETGLTALTDRERAVLLELAKGQTNGGIAEALCLSEYTVRNHLTNVYAKLGLEGARDAVAWAWRTGVVRT from the coding sequence ATGTCTGATTCCTACCGCGTCGTCCTCGCGGACGACCACCCTGCCTTTCGGTCCGGTATCCGGGCGCTCCTAGAGAAGAGCGGTCGGCTGGCCGTGGTCGCCGAGGCCTCGGACGGCGTCGAGGCGCTGAGCACGGTCCGTCTCCTCAAGCCGGACGTGCTGCTGCTCGACATGGACATGCCCAAGATGTCCGGCGTCGAAGTGGCCCGTGCCATCCGTGCTGAGACTCTCCCTGTCCGGGTGCTCGCGCTCTCGGCCTATGACGACCCCGCCTACGTCCGCCAACTGCTCGACGAAGGCGCGGCGGGTTACATCACCAAGGAGAAGGCGCCGTCGCTCGTGGTCGAGGCCGTGATCGCCGTCGCCGAGGGCCAGGGGCGCTGGTTCGTGATGCCGAAGTCGGAGACGGGCCTGACGGCACTCACCGACCGCGAGCGCGCGGTGCTCCTCGAACTGGCCAAGGGCCAGACCAACGGCGGCATCGCCGAGGCGCTCTGCCTCTCCGAGTACACCGTGCGGAACCACCTCACGAACGTGTACGCCAAGCTGGGTCTGGAGGGCGCCCGCGACGCCGTCGCCTGGGCCTGGCGGACGGGCGTGGTTCGTACGTGA
- a CDS encoding sensor histidine kinase, translating to MAPEDSVFERVGREAELEPGAETAQLEALLLGLTDLGRDPSWVGLLYDETRDPDALRPTWYVIRSDSTVWVRSPEGESAVLDPYIVTKLGDYVGDETGYSEAQAEGFGWGSYDGRFHIYAARGFRPWVAIALLAYLVVGTVSVLAWLAWALRRSQARARALAESRRRLADARETERLRIAREIHDGPVQDLHALRLHLGAGALADSVDPDVIGIIDSLRAIGENLRPPSLDTMGLDVAVRSFIGRFERTFPFIKTDLVIDGEKPALDPAAALTLFRVIQESMNNAAQHGDPESVSVLLVYGAEAVQVVIEDDGAGFDVPADVGSPQASPEGHYGLIGMAERAESVGGTLRILRGERGGIRVAFEIPGARAFADPVQID from the coding sequence ATGGCCCCCGAGGACTCCGTGTTCGAGCGGGTCGGCAGAGAGGCTGAGCTAGAGCCGGGGGCGGAGACCGCCCAGCTCGAAGCCCTCCTCCTGGGGCTGACAGACCTCGGGCGGGACCCCTCCTGGGTAGGGCTGCTCTATGACGAGACCCGCGACCCAGACGCCCTCCGCCCGACGTGGTACGTCATCCGGTCCGACTCGACCGTGTGGGTCCGGTCGCCGGAGGGCGAGTCGGCCGTGCTCGATCCCTACATCGTGACCAAACTCGGCGACTATGTAGGCGATGAGACGGGGTACAGCGAGGCCCAGGCCGAGGGGTTCGGCTGGGGCTCCTACGATGGCCGGTTCCACATCTACGCCGCCCGTGGCTTCAGGCCCTGGGTCGCGATCGCCCTGCTGGCGTACCTCGTGGTCGGTACCGTGAGCGTGCTCGCGTGGCTGGCGTGGGCGTTGCGCCGGTCTCAGGCCCGCGCGCGGGCACTCGCTGAGAGCCGACGGCGCCTCGCCGACGCGCGCGAGACGGAGCGCCTCCGGATCGCCCGCGAGATCCACGATGGTCCTGTCCAGGACCTCCACGCCCTCCGGCTCCACCTCGGCGCCGGAGCGCTCGCGGACTCGGTCGACCCCGACGTGATCGGGATCATCGACAGCCTCCGTGCCATCGGAGAAAACCTCCGCCCGCCCAGCCTCGACACGATGGGTCTCGACGTGGCTGTCCGCTCCTTCATCGGCCGCTTCGAGCGGACCTTCCCTTTCATCAAGACGGACCTCGTCATCGACGGCGAAAAGCCGGCGCTCGATCCGGCCGCAGCGCTGACCCTGTTCCGCGTCATCCAGGAGTCGATGAACAACGCGGCGCAGCACGGGGACCCCGAGTCCGTTTCCGTCCTGCTCGTTTACGGCGCCGAGGCGGTCCAGGTCGTCATCGAGGACGACGGCGCGGGGTTCGATGTCCCCGCCGACGTCGGGTCGCCCCAGGCATCGCCTGAGGGACACTACGGGCTGATCGGGATGGCGGAGCGCGCCGAGTCGGTCGGCGGCACGCTTCGGATCCTGCGCGGCGAACGTGGGGGGATCCGAGTCGCGTTCGAGATCCCAGGGGCCCGTGCCTTCGCCGACCCGGTACAAATCGACTAG
- a CDS encoding TonB-dependent receptor domain-containing protein — MFRLYALLLTTLLAPGALAQTSTLTGRVVDGDFPMPTASVAVWQIAGTDSTLVGGATTNIDGVFRIESLPTGTYDVVASFVGYDPGRLEGVVAEAGETDLGTIALVPSAEALSEVRVTAERTQVQTRIDRTVYATADDPVADGGSATDVLSTLPSVDVDVDGNVSLRGAGNVAVFINGRPAPVQGDFLASYLQSLPAGSVERVEIIPNPSAAFEPDGVGGVINIVLKQNADRGLGGTVTAGTDSQGGYDATGAVTYGRGPWSLAATYGYRNDARPGGGDGFRINRFEDDPTQRLEEETDERARISNLLNLSADYALSRATTITSQLQLGTRSGDETELGTTFVESLDGTPVFGYGREVTEVEDGQSLDARLGLVQQFGEGHRLTIEGRADVSDETEANTYLETLLSGQGDLTAARRADQTELEREGSVQLDYTRPLGALRIDAGYKGDWERLESGLAADSADASGGFVPDLGQTNTFDFAQTVQALYVQAGGEWGPFGAQAGLRFEDAQTTFDLLTTGETFDNDYRSLFPSAFLSFAPSDATTFKASYSRRVNRPRTRALNPFPSFDDPLNIRQGNPALKPEYVSAFEAGVTQFVSWGSVSLTPYYRHTTDVIRRFLTIREDGVTVRTFENLDTSDSYGVELVSSFEDIGGLSGYASLEGFRLKTDGTTTSTGDVASDGFSWGGRMNATYRVGDRLGLGGLDLQATARYSAPIETEQARIDSRISVDLALRQKLLDDRASLTVQIRDPFNQNGFAYTLDQPELFQELSRTWGGRQVGVTFSYAFGQQERRGDRDGDERGQGDGGEFQGEGFQPQP; from the coding sequence ATGTTTCGTCTTTACGCCCTGCTCCTCACGACGCTGCTGGCGCCCGGCGCGCTCGCCCAGACCAGTACCCTGACGGGCCGCGTGGTCGACGGCGACTTCCCGATGCCGACCGCCTCGGTCGCCGTCTGGCAGATCGCTGGCACCGACTCGACGCTGGTCGGCGGCGCCACCACCAACATCGACGGCGTCTTCCGCATCGAGAGCCTGCCGACGGGGACCTACGACGTGGTGGCCAGCTTCGTCGGCTACGACCCCGGCCGCCTGGAGGGCGTGGTGGCTGAGGCGGGGGAGACCGACCTCGGGACGATCGCGCTCGTGCCCAGCGCCGAGGCGCTCTCGGAGGTCCGCGTGACCGCCGAGCGGACGCAGGTCCAGACCCGCATCGACCGGACCGTCTACGCCACCGCCGACGACCCCGTCGCTGACGGCGGCTCGGCGACCGACGTGCTCTCGACGCTCCCCTCGGTGGACGTCGACGTGGACGGCAACGTGTCGCTGCGGGGCGCGGGCAACGTGGCCGTGTTCATCAACGGCCGCCCGGCACCCGTCCAGGGCGACTTCCTCGCGTCCTACCTCCAGAGCCTGCCCGCGGGCTCCGTCGAGCGCGTCGAGATCATCCCCAATCCGTCCGCCGCGTTCGAGCCCGACGGCGTCGGCGGCGTCATCAACATCGTCCTGAAGCAGAACGCCGACCGCGGCCTGGGCGGGACCGTGACCGCCGGGACCGACTCGCAGGGGGGCTACGACGCCACCGGCGCGGTCACCTACGGCCGCGGCCCCTGGTCGCTCGCCGCCACCTACGGCTACCGCAACGACGCCCGCCCCGGCGGCGGCGACGGCTTCCGCATCAACCGCTTCGAGGACGACCCGACGCAGCGGCTCGAAGAGGAGACCGACGAGCGCGCGCGCATCTCGAACCTCCTCAACCTCTCTGCCGACTACGCCCTCAGCCGCGCGACCACGATCACGTCGCAGCTCCAGCTCGGCACCCGCAGCGGCGACGAGACCGAACTCGGAACCACCTTCGTCGAGTCGCTCGACGGCACGCCCGTGTTCGGGTACGGCCGCGAGGTCACCGAGGTGGAGGACGGCCAGTCGCTCGACGCGCGTCTCGGACTCGTCCAGCAGTTCGGCGAGGGCCACCGGCTCACCATCGAGGGGCGGGCCGACGTGTCGGATGAGACCGAGGCCAACACGTACCTCGAAACCCTTCTCAGCGGCCAGGGCGACCTGACGGCGGCCCGCCGGGCCGACCAGACCGAGCTCGAACGCGAGGGCTCGGTCCAACTCGACTACACCCGCCCGCTGGGCGCGCTTCGCATCGACGCGGGCTACAAGGGCGACTGGGAGCGGCTCGAGAGCGGTCTCGCCGCCGACTCGGCAGATGCCAGCGGGGGCTTCGTGCCCGACCTCGGGCAGACCAACACGTTCGACTTCGCCCAGACCGTCCAGGCGCTTTACGTCCAGGCGGGCGGCGAGTGGGGGCCGTTCGGCGCGCAGGCCGGGCTCCGGTTCGAGGACGCCCAGACCACCTTCGACCTGCTGACGACCGGCGAGACGTTCGACAACGACTACCGGAGCCTCTTCCCGAGTGCCTTCCTCTCGTTCGCGCCCTCCGACGCGACCACCTTCAAGGCCAGCTACAGCCGCCGCGTCAACCGGCCGCGCACGCGCGCTCTGAACCCGTTCCCGTCCTTCGACGACCCGCTCAACATCCGCCAGGGCAACCCGGCGCTGAAGCCCGAGTACGTCTCGGCCTTCGAGGCCGGCGTGACGCAGTTCGTGTCGTGGGGCTCGGTCTCGCTGACGCCCTACTACCGCCACACGACCGACGTCATCCGCCGCTTCCTGACCATCCGCGAGGACGGGGTGACGGTCCGCACGTTCGAGAACCTCGACACGTCCGACTCCTACGGCGTCGAGCTGGTCTCATCGTTCGAGGACATCGGCGGGCTGAGCGGGTACGCGAGCCTGGAGGGCTTCCGCCTCAAGACCGACGGCACCACGACCTCGACCGGCGACGTGGCGAGCGACGGCTTCAGCTGGGGTGGGCGGATGAACGCGACCTACCGCGTCGGCGACCGGCTCGGACTGGGCGGGCTCGACCTCCAGGCGACGGCCCGCTACAGCGCGCCCATCGAGACCGAGCAGGCGCGCATCGACTCGCGCATCTCGGTCGACCTCGCGCTCCGCCAGAAGCTTCTCGACGACCGCGCCTCGCTGACGGTCCAGATCCGCGACCCGTTCAACCAGAATGGCTTCGCCTACACGCTCGACCAGCCGGAGCTCTTCCAGGAGCTCTCCCGCACGTGGGGCGGCCGGCAGGTGGGCGTGACGTTCTCGTACGCCTTTGGCCAGCAGGAGCGCCGCGGCGACCGCGACGGCGACGAGCGGGGCCAGGGCGACGGCGGCGAGTTCCAGGGCGAGGGCTTCCAGCCGCAGCCGTAG
- a CDS encoding sensor histidine kinase, whose protein sequence is MTVPSTPLRPWSRRAEALAAVGFWLILGVLSVVRRAVGPWHPEGIPVGDVIETLAEYGFWALLTPVVFWVAARWGAERDTWLRRLSAQLLLGVALALLIEWVTRGVLRPLLSSPDAAGPPEGFEWTLGGAFQGLWFLDEFIIYLAVLAVGYTRHALLRLRERQIEAEHLLADRARLEAQLSEARLSALRMQLNPHFLFNTLNAVSALVERDPAGVRTMIARLSSLLRRVLDDDGAAEVPLRDEMAFLRDYLDVQRVRFQGRMEVEEAVASDLLDALVPPLLLQPLVENAVGHGIRSIEEGVGRIRLTGRRDGDRLVLTVEDNGPGLGGVADGQGGSGGVGLQNTRARLDALYGADGVLTLRDADGSGVIAEVALPYRQAPTSGDGVMTAVPRVSHA, encoded by the coding sequence ATGACGGTCCCGTCCACCCCTCTCCGCCCCTGGTCGCGCCGCGCCGAAGCGCTGGCGGCGGTCGGCTTCTGGCTGATCCTCGGCGTCCTGTCGGTGGTCCGGCGGGCCGTCGGGCCGTGGCACCCCGAGGGCATCCCCGTCGGCGACGTCATCGAGACGCTCGCGGAGTACGGCTTCTGGGCCCTGCTGACGCCGGTCGTGTTCTGGGTCGCCGCGCGGTGGGGCGCCGAGCGGGACACCTGGCTCCGGCGGCTCTCGGCGCAGCTGCTCCTGGGGGTGGCGCTGGCGCTGCTCATCGAGTGGGTGACCCGCGGCGTGCTGCGCCCGCTCCTGAGTAGCCCCGACGCGGCCGGACCGCCCGAGGGGTTCGAGTGGACCCTGGGGGGCGCGTTCCAGGGCCTCTGGTTCCTGGACGAGTTCATCATCTACCTCGCCGTGCTGGCGGTCGGGTACACGCGGCACGCGCTCCTCCGGCTGCGCGAGCGACAGATCGAGGCCGAGCACCTCCTCGCCGACCGCGCGCGACTGGAGGCCCAGCTCTCCGAGGCCCGGCTGTCGGCCCTCCGCATGCAGCTCAACCCGCACTTCCTGTTCAACACGCTCAACGCGGTCAGCGCGCTCGTCGAGCGCGACCCGGCCGGAGTGCGGACCATGATCGCGCGCCTGTCGTCGCTCCTGCGCCGCGTGCTCGACGACGACGGCGCGGCCGAGGTGCCGCTCCGCGACGAGATGGCCTTCCTGCGCGACTACCTCGACGTGCAGCGCGTCCGCTTTCAAGGCCGGATGGAGGTCGAGGAGGCCGTCGCGTCCGACCTGCTGGACGCGCTCGTGCCGCCGCTGCTGCTCCAGCCACTCGTCGAGAACGCCGTCGGGCACGGCATCCGGAGCATTGAGGAGGGCGTCGGGCGCATCCGGCTGACCGGCCGGCGTGACGGAGACCGCCTCGTGCTGACGGTCGAGGACAACGGCCCCGGCCTCGGCGGAGTCGCGGACGGGCAGGGCGGCTCGGGCGGGGTCGGCTTGCAGAACACGCGCGCGCGCCTCGACGCCCTCTACGGGGCCGACGGGGTGCTGACGCTCCGGGACGCCGACGGCTCGGGCGTGATCGCGGAGGTCGCGTTGCCGTACCGCCAGGCGCCCACGTCGGGCGACGGCGTGATGACCGCGGTGCCCCGCGTCTCCCATGCCTGA
- a CDS encoding LytTR family DNA-binding domain-containing protein, producing MPEPLRILVVDDEPLARQRVLDLLARAAEVEVVGTAGTGRQAVAAIAQHAPDLVFLDVQMPGLSGLDVVREVGPEAMPAVVFVTAYDQHALAAFDVAAVDYLLKPYDDDRFAQALARARDAVRLREVDTLRDRLASLLGGSVPPPPPSQAYLERIAVDMRGQTRLVPVDAIDYIASDGPYAEVHTGSDVYVVRERMQTLEERLDPARFFRIHRSTIVRIDRVEAILTAAGGDYSVRLADGTRLRLSRSRRDAFTQHLGIDAAE from the coding sequence ATGCCTGAGCCCCTGCGCATCCTCGTCGTGGACGACGAGCCGCTGGCCCGCCAGCGTGTGCTCGACCTGCTCGCACGCGCCGCCGAGGTGGAGGTGGTCGGCACGGCGGGCACGGGGCGGCAGGCGGTCGCCGCGATCGCCCAGCACGCGCCCGACCTCGTCTTCCTCGACGTGCAGATGCCCGGCCTGAGCGGCCTCGACGTGGTCCGCGAGGTCGGCCCCGAGGCGATGCCGGCCGTCGTGTTCGTGACGGCGTACGACCAGCACGCGCTCGCGGCCTTCGACGTGGCAGCGGTAGACTACCTCCTCAAGCCCTACGACGACGACCGGTTCGCGCAGGCGCTGGCCCGCGCCCGCGACGCCGTCCGCCTCCGGGAGGTCGACACGCTCCGCGACCGCCTCGCGAGCCTGCTCGGCGGGTCGGTGCCCCCTCCTCCGCCCTCGCAGGCCTACCTGGAGCGCATCGCCGTCGACATGCGCGGCCAGACGCGCCTGGTACCGGTCGACGCCATCGACTACATCGCGTCCGACGGGCCCTACGCCGAGGTCCACACGGGGAGCGACGTCTACGTCGTCCGCGAGCGGATGCAGACGCTGGAGGAGCGCCTCGACCCGGCGCGCTTCTTCCGCATCCACCGCTCGACCATCGTCCGCATCGACCGGGTGGAGGCCATCCTGACGGCTGCGGGCGGCGACTACTCGGTGCGCCTGGCGGACGGGACACGGCTGCGGCTGAGCCGCTCCCGCCGCGATGCATTCACGCAGCACCTCGGCATCGACGCGGCGGAGTAG